CGCCCAAGGCGCCATGCCTGCATGCAAAAAAGGGAACGCAGACTTGCTTATTAGTAGCTAGCTCGAAGTGTGCAAACGTATGGGAACAAGCTGCTCGGTGCaattttttttaacatagtacagacgcgagcgctcatatacacacgcatacactcatccctatgaacgtgtatacgcacaccctacctctaagagcacctccgaaagactgtgCTCGGTGCATTTTCCGGCCGTTCCTCTGAGCCTCGTGATCCGGTATAGTCCATCAAATTTGCAAAGTACAAGTACTAGTACATTTGGTATAGTCCATCAAGTAAAGGAGAAGATGGCAGCTGGTTGGGTCTAGAGGGTAAATAAGAGAGAACAACGTGAGGTCAAAGGGAAAGGTCATCTCATCGAAAACAACGTGACGAGAGATGATGATGCGGTGGGTGGTGAGATCCATGCACCGATACCCCTTATGGTGAGAGGAATAGCTGAGAAAGACACAGGCACTCGAACGATCCGAAAGTTTATGTGGCACAGTGGAGGCGGTGTTAGGATAGCAAAGGCATCCAAAAACGCGAAGCGACGAGTAATCGGGATGGATGTTGTGTAGGGCAAAGTAGGGAGAGGGTGCGCTGATGGTTTTTGTGGACACACGGTGTAGGACGTGAGTGGCGGTGTGGAGTGCTTCGACCCAAAAACGAGATGGTAAGGTAGCCTAAAATAAAAGAGAGCGCACGATGTCATTGACTGTGCGAATGATGCGTTCAGCTTTACCATTTTCTTGGGAGGTGTATGGGCAAGAAAAGCGAATATGAATACCGTGCATGGCAACGAGAGAGTGGAGTTTGTTATTGTCGAACTGACGACCATTAACGCATTGTATGGACACGAGAGGCAAACCAAATTGAGTAAGAGCGAACGCACGAAAAGCAGAGAGCGAGGCGTCGGCGTCAAACTTTTGGTGGAGTGGGAATGGTCCTAAAAAATGCGTGAAATCATCAAGAATTGCTAGAAAATATTTATTTCCAGAGGCACTCAAAATCGGTGAAGTCCAAAGATCACAATGAACTAACTCTGAATGGATGGGTGGTACGACTAGATGAAGAAGAAAAAGGCAAACGTACATGTCGTCCTAGCTGACACGCATGACACAATGTACTGTTATTTACTTGTTTAATACAAGGAAGAGAAATATGCCGCGAGAGACGACGGTAAGCATCATGTCCCGGATGACCAAGGCGACGGTGCCAAACATCGTGAGGGACAGTGAGCATGGTGAGGGCTCCAGGTGTCGGAGGACATGAGAACGTGTAAAGCTCCCCCATACTATTGCACCGAAGAATCTCGATCCGGGAAAAaaggtccttcacagaaaaactAAAAGGGTCAAAAGCGACAATGCAATGATTATAGGTAGTGAATTGACGAACAAAAACGAGATTTTTGATGATATGCAGAGTGACTAAGACATGGCGTAAATGAAGAGGTCGATTAGAAAAAAGAGAGGGAAGGGAAGAATGTCCGGACGTGGTGACGGGGACGGTGGAACCGTCGCCAATAACAACATGATGGTACATaggatgaggagaaagagaggagaGGATACCGGCATCGGAGGAGAGATGAGCGACCACGTCGCTACCCATGACCCGCTCAGGGGTGGGCTGCTGTAGCGTCATGTTGGTGAAGTGTTGAGCGAGGGCGGAGGTGTCCCATGACGGCACCGTTGCAGAGGATGCAGCGGCACCATAGGGGGTGCCATATGGGACGGTGTCATAGGGGACGCCATGGGTAGCTGAAGAGACGGCCACGTAGGCGTGGGCACGAGGGGCCGGACCCCGTGCAAGGAGGCCACCGGTGCTGTTGGCGCCATGCTGCATGGGCCACATCTGGATGGCACCGGTCCAAGGGTCGTATGGCGTTGGCATAGGAGGAGCACTGCTTGCATGCTTGTAGCCCTTatttttgcccttgcccttgccataACTAGTGACGTGGGGTTGTGATGATTGGCAGTAGGCCGCCACGGCTGACCACCACCGACAGCTTGAGGATGGCTGCCCCTGCCTCGGAGGACTAACTGCCTTTTGTGGGAGGAGTGGAGGCGGGCCCCTTGGCGGTGTAGAAAGCGGAGGCGGAGGTGCTGTTGGAGCGCCGAGTCACCTTCATCTCTTGGAGCAGCAACATGTTGCGGAAGGTGAGGAAGGAAGGGAATGGCGTGAGGAGTGGGGTGATGTCGGTGACGCTGTCGAAGCGCTCACGAAGGCCCTTGGTGACGTTGGTGACGAGTTCCGCGTCGAACACGGGTGCGCCGACCTCCGCAAGGGCATGAGCCGCCGTCTTTTGCAGGTGAAGATAATCCGCAACGAAAAGTTCCTTCCTAGCTCGAGCTGTGTGGCACCCCGTATCCTCACCGTCCTTTTTACTTCGTGATCTGTGCCTACTCTTGCTGTGGACAGAAGTAGTGTCAGATAATTATCAGAGGGTGTTGTACTTGTCTCGGGTGTGGACTCCTGCACGCATGCAGCTCTGACGCACTCTTTCTCTCTCTTTGTCTCTCACATGCAGCTCTGACAAAGAAGTGACATTCTCTTGTCTTATTTTTCCAAAAAAAGGCAGATTTCTTGTGTCTCGTCCTCTCTCACGGctctctctttattttctttcaGAAAAAAATAATCAGATAACTCTCACTCATTCTCTCTTCAGCTTCTCAAAAacgattcctctctctctctctgcacagTGCTCTGAGATTCAAAGGGAGACAGGTGATGTTTGTGAAAGAGGATAGGAACAGAGAGAGGTGCTGCGTGACTGTgtgaaagagaaaagaaaagataCAGAGGGGTTGTGAACAGTGACCGAAGATGCGGTGTGCGCTGTCTCCTCTCAACTCTGCATGCAACTTGTTCTTTCTCTCCATATTTAAATCTCTCTATGAACTCTGCATGCACACTGCAGCTCCTTCTCTCCATATTTAAATCTTAAAAGTAGGACAAGACGTTGTCACAGGCCTTCAGGCGGAAGATGCAAACAAAATTGGTCGGCTTCAGATTTGCAACAAATCACTCTGACGGCCTGCAAAACTGGTCAGCTTTTGCACGAATCTCTAGAAACAGGGTATGTGGAGATAGAAGGTACCACGGAGCTCGTCCTACAAAAAAACATGCTCAATCCGCAATGGACCGATCCTCCTGCTTGATGCTGTGGAACTCCTGAGCGAGATAAATCTCACGGCTCTTCTTGTTGTCGTTGAAGAGCTCGAGGACGGAGGTCCAGACCTTGTAGGCGGTGGCGGTGGCAGGGTCCGTGGGGAAGACGATGTCCATGGCCATGGAGTCGTAGAGCGAGCGAAGCACCATGACGTCGAGGCGGAGCCACGTGGGGTCGGAGGAGGCCGTCGCCGTGGTGAGGTCATCCTCAAGGGCATAGGTGGTGAAGGCGATGGTGAAGAAGGTCCTCCACTTGGGGAAGACAACGCTCTTATACtcgaggacgacggggacgagggACCAGATGCTCTGAATGGCAGTGGCCTGCGCCCAAAGGGCGACGTGAGGGTGGGGCTCGGTCGACGGCATtgggaagaggaggaagatgggCGCCGGCGGCGCTGGGGTTGGAGAAGGGGTGGTGGCGGCGCTGGGAGGAGAAGTGCGGAAGCGAGAGAATCGCTAGGCTGATATCATGAAGGAGTTTAGGAAGGTTTGTCACGATTGGGCTTTTCCATTGCATGTGATGTATGGGGCGCGAGATCAGCCGGGCGCGAGATCAGCCGGGCGCGAGCCGCCATATTTGACGCATCAAGAGACCGAGTGTTACCCTCCACCATTGCAACATATCCCTTATTGCGATTATTTTTTGCAATAGACatcttgtttcaaaattttcagcaACATACGTCTTGTTGTAGTTTTTTTTTCTGTAATAAACGTCTTGTTGTGGAtttctttttagatttttttgcaACAACCGTCTTGTTAAGGATTTATTTTTTTTCAACCGAGGACTTGTTGCAGGATTCTATTTGTATAAAACGAAGCCGCATCGCATCGTAGTAGTTGTTCATCGCCAAGATTTGTAACAAGTGATTGCACTTGCTTTTATTCCGAGGACGCATGCCATGCAACAGAGGCGACAGATGCACCGTGATTATCAGCCGACTGATCGCAATCGTTTCCCTTAATATATAGATAAATATTACAATCCTAACCATAAATGAAAGATCACAATAATAACAATTCTCCATGATTTGGGGATATGTCACGATACTTGACATATTAGTCTAACAACCCCCACACGCAAGTCCCATGGACAAGCTCGCCGTCGACTGCCGCAACGCAGATCCGCCACCTCCGCTTCCCCCGGACGACCTCCTCCTGGAGATCCTAGTCCGCCTCCCGCCCGAGCCGATCCACCTCTTTCGCGCTTCCTTCGTCTGCAAGCACTGGCGCGGCCTCGTCCACGACGCCTGCTTCCTTCGCCGCTTCCGGGATTTCCACGGTGGCACGCCTCCCGTGCTCGGCTTCTTCAACGAGGAAGGGCCTCCCTTCTTCGTCCCTACCTCCGGCGGCTTCGCGCCCTCCGCAGCCACCGTGTCCCCCGGTGACTGGTGGGCCCTCGACTGCCGCCACGGCCGCGCCCTCCTGGACATCTGCAGCATCGGGACGCTGCTCGTCTGGGAACCCATGACCGGCGACAAGCGCTACCTGTCGCCCCCCGCGCAGGTCTCTCATGGGAGCTTCGAGTACAATACCGCAGTTCTGTGCGCAGCTAGCCACACCGACCACGGCGACTGCCATTCCTGCCCTTTTCTCGTGGCGTTCGTGTTCAGTGACGACAAAGATTTCATCACTTACGCATGCGTCTTCTCGTCCGAGACCAGTGTCTGGGGTGAGATCGCTTCCATTGTTATACCAGATGCATTAGTTCAGCGAAGGCAGACAGCTCTGGTTGGAAACACAATCTACTTCGTGTTGGATGACGATGTCATCATTAAGTTTGATTTGGATAAGCATAGGCTGGGCCTAACTGAGGACTTCCCATCTGACACTCTAGAAAGCTACTATCGACAGGTTGTCATCATGCCGACAGAGGATGGATGGCTTGGTTTGGCTGGAATCGAAGGATTCAATCTCCATCTATGGTCAAAGGTGTCGAGCGTTGACGGGGTGGTAACATGGACACATCAAAGGGTCATTGATCTCAAAAAGCTTCTTCCGCCGGAAATAGTGGTGGCATGTATGGTTCGAGATCTTGGAGCGGAGGCAGTTGCCTATGCGGAAGATGCTGATGTGATCTTCATTGTTGTGTGTCGTACCATATACATGATCCATCTCAAGTCGATGAAGGTCAAGAAGATCTCAGAGAGATTGATCAACACAAACATTTTTCCTTACACAAGTTTCTATGCTCCAGGTACCGCCATTACTTCCAATGTCAGAGTTCACTTTACTATTCCAAACTGTATCCGCCTTGTAGATGCTTTCAAATATATGAGCCATATTTCATTTACAGATGACACATTTTCATGGGACTTCTTGTGAAAGAACTGCTTATTAAATGATGAGCCATTAATACTCTGCACTCTACTGATTATTGATTCCCGCATCCTCCTCCTGTTGCTGCTCGTTCTAGTAGGATTTGCTCATTCATTTGGTTTCCTATCACTGTTGCACCAATTTCCCAACAAGTGATTCACGCGAGAGCAGAAAATAACCCTTTCACAACAAAAAGATTTATGGGAAGCCCTGGCATTCTTAATTCCATGTACTTCAATTTTTTACTCTTCATCCAGACCCACATCCTGCCATTTGCTTGTATAACTAATACTAACGAACTGTATATTAGTACAGTTGAGGAATCAATTTACTGATTTGTACAGTGGAGAAATCAATTTCTTGATGTTCAGCTGGGCTATATATTTAGATGTAACAGTCAGGATTATGTGTATTTCTTACCAGTAATGTACTTGAGGAACAATATAGTTGTATGACTGTATCGTGGCACCAATTTATAATTGGTCTGTCCCTGTTGCCTTGTTGTGGTATTGGATAGTATAATCTCACTGGCCCAAGAGAGATGATAATTAAGGAACCAAAGTGACCAATAGTCCGACTTCCGTTTGTGTTGCCTAATACTCCCTTCCTAAAGagatataagagcgtttagatcactatttcagtgatctaaacgctcttatctTTCCTACTTATAAATGTTTGAGCTGGTGGTGAGTTCACATGtggggccacataataaaaaaaataCACTCCTCTCTCCAGTAGAACTAGCAATCTTCAAGACATATATAAATAATTGTACTATACTCGCAAGTGGGATCTGACACAAATAAAcaaatataatactccctccggcTCATAATATAAGATGCTTTTGcaagctaacatagcttgcaaaaacgtcttacattatgggacggagggagtactactttaaCATGAAACCAACACTCATGTAGAAGCCACAAATAACAAATGCAAAAATGTGATTTCAACTCAAAGTTGTGATTTTGTTTTAATTTCCCTTCCCAACCAATTTTCCAAGTCCTATATCATATCACAAGAGAGCGAACAAATTGTAATGCCCATTCTCCCGTGTTTCAAAATCATGCAAAGGATCCACAACGGTCAATTCAAATTCTCCGACACCTACCGTGTCCCTCTTGCCGTATTTTTGCTCTTTTTTAATATCAAATTGTGCAAGACACTAACCTTTTTCGTAGATGGCCTTAACTCCTCACCTTTTTATGTCTCGGTAGCAACGCACGGGTACAGTGCTAGTATTTCTTTAGAGCATTTCCAACAGGCGCCCAAAAACTGCTCCGCACGCTAAAATTCAGGTTTTTTGGGCGCCGGACAGCTCCAGCAAAAGCTGTAAAATAATGCGCGCGCAAAAAAGGGTTGGGCGCACGCTGAAAAACGCTATCGCAAGCTGCAAATTTGAGGGGCCGGATTGCG
This window of the Triticum aestivum cultivar Chinese Spring chromosome 5D, IWGSC CS RefSeq v2.1, whole genome shotgun sequence genome carries:
- the LOC123121173 gene encoding uncharacterized protein, with product MDKLAVDCRNADPPPPLPPDDLLLEILVRLPPEPIHLFRASFVCKHWRGLVHDACFLRRFRDFHGGTPPVLGFFNEEGPPFFVPTSGGFAPSAATVSPGDWWALDCRHGRALLDICSIGTLLVWEPMTGDKRYLSPPAQVSHGSFEYNTAVLCAASHTDHGDCHSCPFLVAFVFSDDKDFITYACVFSSETSVWGEIASIVIPDALVQRRQTALVGNTIYFVLDDDVIIKFDLDKHRLGLTEDFPSDTLESYYRQVVIMPTEDGWLGLAGIEGFNLHLWSKVSSVDGVVTWTHQRVIDLKKLLPPEIVVACMVRDLGAEAVAYAEDADVIFIVVCRTIYMIHLKSMKVKKISERLINTNIFPYTSFYAPGITIGAGNGQAELLNNS